In Aspergillus fumigatus Af293 chromosome 6, whole genome shotgun sequence, the genomic window TCTTCCATGTATGCAGCATTGCAACCGGTGCTTGCTATACTACCGATCTTGACCTCTTGGTCTCTATGCGCAGCTGCGAAGAGCGTCCCGACAGTATCATTGACCAAAGCCACGACTTGGACGGGAATTTTCTAGTCCAATGGGCAATAAGCCGACTAGGCTTTGCAGCCGGCTGGAATGACGAGAGTACACACCTTCCGTTCAAAAGCAGCCTCTAGCTGAAACACGACATCATGACCTTCAACTCCAGATACGCAGAAATCTTTCGTCCAGCATTGAAGGACTCCGACTTTTATAGACGACTGAATGACGGGATAAGAGAACGTAAAGGCAAGCGGCAACACTTTCGATCTTTCGCTTTCACTGAGTCGGGACTGGAGAAACTTCTGCACACAGTCCGCCACGAAATCCCACAAATCATCGGCTGTACCTTGCTTGATCGACTGCGGTATACTGTACTTTTCCTGGATGGACTCCATATCGCGATCGCTCCCCAGAAGCTGTGCCTGGCTTACGCGCAGGCTGGTACCTCCCATGTCGAGGATCAGGAACTTTCCTTGCTCCTTGCCCGTTGGATAGCCCATGATCCAAGTTACGTTCATTGGCTGTAACATGATCTCGATCAGTTAGGGTCCCTTTCAGAGCACGGAACCTAGATATTCAGATCTAGCAAGCTCACTGACAATATCGCCTCCTTCTGCGCTTAGGCCTTGAGGATTTGGTCAGTATGGACATCGGAGAATGAAGACGTCGTTCACCATGCTTCCTAAAGTCATCTCCAGGCTGAACTACTGGGTTCCAAACCtttttccatttccttgaCGAAATGATCCGTGATCTTCCTCAGCAGAAACCTGTCCGCAGCGAACAGTTCCTCCAGTCCCTGAAGCGCAATAACCAGCTTCTCTGGTGCGCCGCTGAGTAGGTCGGGTTGAGTCCGGAGACCTTTTTCCATTGCTGTGCCTTGAAAGAGATGGGCCTCAGGTCGGTCATGCAAGGGGTAGGATCATTCAAGATCTAGAAAGGAATCTTTGTTCTATCAATCAGGGGTATTTGGATTTGGGACGAGAAAGGAAGGGATATAGGGCTATTGAGGCATTCCGATAACCGCGTGGAATGAGAATTATGACGGGCGGATTTGAATGCCAGAGGTCATCATATTGACCGCATAATGAGCCAAGTTCATTCTGTCATCTGTCAGATGCGCGGATCGAGTGAGAGGCAGCTGCCAATATGCATGTTTCTTAAGTAGCTCTAGCGATAAATAAGTAAACGGCACACGCGTCGGGCAGAAAACGAGTGCAGGATGCATTTCAGAGCTTGATGGAGTAGAGACATACACAATACCCTAATGGGAAATTCTTAACTGCCTTTGGACAGGAACTATCCAAAAATACTTTCCTCTAGTGAAAACCCCTGATATTATTGCCTAGAAAGTTAGTGTCTCTCTACTAGTGAATAATAAGATCCACCTGAGTATCCGCACGTCGCCGTGGAGCTTAGGGAGCTGGCTAGCTTAGGGATCTCCATTTCCAAGTCACCGACGACAACACCATCGGAACTgtctcctctcctcttttctccatgcATGCGCAGATAATGCCACTACTGTTGATGCAAACGGTTGGTCGTTGTCAACTCTGTCATTGAGACCCAATTATTAATGAGCTGGTCTCTGACATTACACTCGTTTCCCCTCTACTGCAGCCACCCCGACTTGGTCGATTCCAGCCTGTCCCTCTTTTTCCCCGACCAACCTCATATTATccccagtcccagtcccagtcccagtgCCGTTTGTGACCTATCCGACCTGCccactcttcttcctcctcatttTGTCTCTCATTATCATCTTAAGTTATCTGCTGTTCCTCCGAATCATTTCCGTTCCACTTCCTCTGTACTTCCATTCTGCtcaatctactccgtacactcTCGCTTTCGGTCGCTATACCCCAACCTCGCCAGACACCTTCACTCAGCTTCAGCGGGATCGCGCCTCAGCATGCTCACTCAGCGGTATCCCCTCTCTCCTACCATTACTGATACCGCATCTCGACCTCCGTCTTTTGAAATATACACACACTCGATACTCTTTCCGCCGGGCCTTTTGTGAGCTGTCGATTCCAATCCGGTGACGACCCCTTTCCCGAAATGGCAACCAGTCGTGTCAGCCCCGTTCGCCCATCGGTTCGATTCTCCCCCACCGAATCTCATCATTATCGGAAACGCTCATTATCTCGATCTCCCGACCGTTCTGCTGCTCCGAAATATGAAACAATTGACCCCTTGCTCAGCAACCTTTCTCCCGAGTCCACCCTGCTGGCGCTAACCTCCACCGATGCGGTACCAAAGAATGAGAAAGCTGCTCATGATATTCTCTGGAAGAGTATTTCACAAGTCTCCCCGGCGGAACGCGCCCTGGGGATCCGCGCGGCTATAGCAGCCCAGAGGCTGGGCGAGTGGTATCGGGAGGTGCAGGCATGGGACTGGCCGAAGCGAGCCGATGCTGAATTAGGGAAAGGTTTCATGCCGCCATCTTCGAGTAATGTCAACTCTGAGGAGCAAGGCTACTATGGCAGCCTACCTTCGGTTGTTGTTAAGCAGCACGAAGATCGCATTGAAGAGATCCGAGATGGAATGGAAACATTGGACGTGGACGAACTCAAAGAACATGTACTCAACGCCCACATTCCAGCGCGGTCTCGGCCCTCGTCATCAAATAGCACCGTTTCTGTCCCCCCTCCTCTGACCTATGTTCAACTGAGCGATTTCACTGCCGTCATCACCGCCACCATTCTTCGAGCCCTTCCTCTTTTGTCCCGGTTGAACAACCTCCTTACGACATGGGACGTTCGACTATTGGTCCTTCGCCAGATTCCGGGCCTACTACGAGCTTTGCATCTTGCTCAGTCCGAGGTGGATTCTGCGATGGACCTGTTGAAAGCTACCGCTCCTCCTTCCGAGAATGATCCTCTTTACTCGAGAGAAAACTATCACGCCAAGCGAACTAGTCTTGAGGCGATAGTACTCTCGGCGGGCAGACGAATGGATATTGTCCTTGACGCGCTCGAGGGCCGAGAGGATTCACTCCCGGAAAGCTGGATTGACGAGCTGGAGGCTGTTGAGTCTGATTTTAGCACCTGGGTTATGGAAGCTGAAAAGCGTACGGTTGAGAATGAATGGCTACGCATGAGGT contains:
- the hxkB gene encoding putative hexokinase — encoded protein: MEKGLRTQPDLLSGAPEKLVIALQGLEELFAADRFLLRKITDHFVKEMEKGLSAEGGDIPMNVTWIMGYPTGKEQGKFLILDMGGTSLRVSQAQLLGSDRDMESIQEKYSIPQSIKQGTADDLWDFVADCVQKFLQSRLSESERSKVLPLAFTFSYPVIQSSIKVGVLQCWTKDFCVSGVEGHDVVFQLEAAFERKKIPVQVVALVNDTVGTLFAAAHRDQEVKIGSIASTGCNAAYMEEVAAIPKIQSCGLPSGALVAINTEYGAFDKSRRILPRTRFDDEIDRTSAHPGQQLYEKMVSGPYLGELLRLVMLELHEAKLLFVGQDVSCLRQPNALEVSLFPTLEEDISECMENARKCLWEKTGLDPAPHELKACRYLAELVGTRAARLYSCGIAAICKKRNIERCHIGVDGSIFGHYQNYRKRAAQALRDIFAWPDDLEDPIVFGFYKDGSGVGAALIAALALERSDGTVLSRTE